One stretch of Callospermophilus lateralis isolate mCalLat2 chromosome 11, mCalLat2.hap1, whole genome shotgun sequence DNA includes these proteins:
- the LOC143642269 gene encoding transcription elongation factor A protein-like 9: MKPCQKIEEKPDNENEPKLEEEPKPEEKPEEEEEPEEEENAEETFRERLIQSLQDFKEDIHNRHLSNEDMFREVDEIDEIRRVRNKLIVMRWKVNRNHPYPYLM; this comes from the coding sequence ATGAAACCCTGtcagaaaattgaagaaaaaCCAGACAATGAGAATGAACCAAAGCTGGAGGAAGAGCCAAAGCCTGAGGAAAagccagaggaagaggaagaaccagaggaggaggaaaacgcagaagaaacttttagagaaaggctgattcaatcTCTCCAGGATTTTAAAGAAGACATACATAACAGGCATTTGAGCAATGAGGATATGTTTAGGGAAGTGGATGAAATAGATGAGATAAGGAGAGTAAGAAACAAACTTATAGTGATGCGTTGGAAGGTCAATAGAAACCATCCTTACCCTTATTTGATGTag